From the genome of Tolypothrix sp. NIES-4075:
CACTGTATCAAAAAATGGTTTTGAGGTTGAGCCTCAATTAGCTGCTTATTCGGAAATTTGGCATCCTCCTACAGACTTATAGCTAACAAAAGCTAAATCAAAAAAATGTTTAAGCTCTGATTATAACTAGCGAAAGATTAAGATTCCTTAACCCCTTCCTAACATCAGGGAATATACCTGATTTCCCAAGTTGCAATTATGGAAGCGTATGATGTCATTATTATTGGCGCCGGACATAACGGTTTAGTTTGCGCCGCATATCTACTTCAAGAAGGATACAGCGTTTTACTGCTGGAATCTCGTTCAATTCCTGGCGGTGGTGCGACAACTGAAGAACTTATGCCTGAAGAAGCACCTGGTTTTAAATTCAACCCCTGCGCCATTAATCACCTATTTATTTTCCTCGGACCCGTTATTCAAGAATTAGAATTGCAGAAGTACGGATTGGAGTATTTGGAATGCGATCCGGTGGCATTTTGTCCTCATCCTGATGGGAAGTATTTCTTAGCACATAAATCTGTAGAAAACACTTGTGCGGAAATTGCTCGTTATAGCGAGAGAGATGCTCAAAAATATGCAGAGTACACTGAATTTTGGCAAAGATTTGTCAAAGCGGTGACACCCTTTTTTAATGCAGCACCCAAATCAATTGTAGACATTGTTGGTAGCTACGGTCTGAAAAATTTGCCAGATTTGTTTTCTATTCTTGGTGGTACTAACACCACCCTAGATTTAATTCGCACGCTTCTCAACAGTCCGATAGATAATATCAACGAGTACTTTGATTCTGAGTTTGTCAAAGCACCTCTTGCCCGACTATCGGCAGAATTAAGTTCCCCTCCCTCGCAAAAAGCGATGTCCTTTGGGGCGATGATGATGGCATTGCGTCACAACCCAGGTATGGCACGTCCGCGTGGCGGTACGGGCGCACTTACGAAAGCTTTGGTAAAGTGCGTCACTAGTAAAGGTGGCGTTATCCTTACCGACCAGAAGGTGGAAAAAGTCTTAGTGGATAACGGTAAAGCAGTCGGTGTCAGGGTTGCTGGCGGCAAGGAATATCGCGCTAACAAAGCTGTAATTTCCAGTCTTGATGCCAAGCGGTTGTTTTTGCAACACGTTGATCCAGGTGATGTAGATACTGCTGATGCGAATCTGCGAGAAAGATTAGACCGACGCATCGTCAACAACAATGAAACTATCCTGAAAATTGATTGTGCGTTATCTGAACCGTTGCACTTTGAACATCACCAACACAAAGATGAATACCTGATTGGTTCTATTTTGATTGCAGATTCGATGAACCATGTGGAACAGGCACATAGCGAGATTACTTTGGGTAAAATTCCCGATGAAGATCCATCAATGTATGTAGTGATGCCTACAGGACTCGACCCTTCAATGGCACCTGAAGGCAAACATACGCTGTGGATTGAGTTTTTTGCCCCTTATCAAATCGCCGGTGCAGAAGGGACGGGGTTAAAGGGTACCGGTTGGACGGATGAATTGAAAAACAAAGTCGCAGACAAAGTGCTGGATAAACTGGCGCAGTATTCGCCGAATTTGAAACATTCAATTATTGCCCGTCATGTGGAAAGCCCTGCTGAGTTAGCGCAACGTCTGGGGAGTTACGGGGGTAACTATTACCACATCGACATGACTTTAGAACAGATGCTGTGCTTCCGTCCCCTGCCGGAAATAGCTAATTATAAAACCCCGATTGAGAATTTATATCTGACTGGGGCGGGAACTCATCCAGGGGGTTCGATTTCTGGTTTACCGGGACGCAACTGTGCGCGGATGTTTTTGCACGATCGCCAACCGCTGTCCCAGACACTCAAAGATACAGGAGATTCACTCAAGTCTACTGTTGCATCTGTCTTAGGGCGGGAATAATCTTTGAAATCTCACGCCAAGACGAGGACACTTCCGTGTGCGGGGATGCCGACTTGAGGAACGTGTCCGTCGCACTCGTAGCAAAGAAAGATTTAGTATTTTTGCGTCTTGACGTGAGATTTAAATATCTTCCTTCTTGAGTAGGCGATATCCATACTTGTTGCCGATGACAAAGATAAAGGAAAATTGATGTAATAAAAATAGTGTTGCCAATGCTAGATCGATGACACAAAGGGTTTTAATTCTTGGAGGACGGGGGCGGATCGGCAGTAGTGTTGCCCAGGATTTAGCCACCCACACGCAGGCGGAAATTACCATCACCGGGCGATCGCCAGATACTGAAACTAGCGATATGCCTCGGAAATTTCTGGTTTTAGACTTAGCGGAGGTTGACAAATTGCGTTCTGCGATCGCCTCTGCCGATTTAGTCGTCCACTGTGCTGGACCTTTTCACTACCGCGATGCCAATGTTCTGAAAATTTGCATTGAACA
Proteins encoded in this window:
- the crtO gene encoding beta-carotene ketolase CrtO, whose amino-acid sequence is MEAYDVIIIGAGHNGLVCAAYLLQEGYSVLLLESRSIPGGGATTEELMPEEAPGFKFNPCAINHLFIFLGPVIQELELQKYGLEYLECDPVAFCPHPDGKYFLAHKSVENTCAEIARYSERDAQKYAEYTEFWQRFVKAVTPFFNAAPKSIVDIVGSYGLKNLPDLFSILGGTNTTLDLIRTLLNSPIDNINEYFDSEFVKAPLARLSAELSSPPSQKAMSFGAMMMALRHNPGMARPRGGTGALTKALVKCVTSKGGVILTDQKVEKVLVDNGKAVGVRVAGGKEYRANKAVISSLDAKRLFLQHVDPGDVDTADANLRERLDRRIVNNNETILKIDCALSEPLHFEHHQHKDEYLIGSILIADSMNHVEQAHSEITLGKIPDEDPSMYVVMPTGLDPSMAPEGKHTLWIEFFAPYQIAGAEGTGLKGTGWTDELKNKVADKVLDKLAQYSPNLKHSIIARHVESPAELAQRLGSYGGNYYHIDMTLEQMLCFRPLPEIANYKTPIENLYLTGAGTHPGGSISGLPGRNCARMFLHDRQPLSQTLKDTGDSLKSTVASVLGRE